A window of the Synechococcus sp. M16.1 genome harbors these coding sequences:
- a CDS encoding NAD(P)/FAD-dependent oxidoreductase produces the protein MSPSASSPLDLIVVGGGPAGYMAAITAAEQGVRRVLVLEGTPEPLQKVRISGGGRCNVTHACWDPRELATHYPRGSRPLRGPFSRFACGDAIAWFDEHGLTLVEEPDGRMFPQQNRSEAVIQCLQKAARASSVQLRTKAMVQQVRVHPEGGFVLEGRGLEPLHGGCLMLATGGHPSGRNLAAALGHKVVPPVPSLFSLALQAPALSACSGIAIDDVGLDLKLGDQRFRQTGRVLITHRGLSGPATLRLSAFAARALHQNRYKGELKLDWSAGLGRSGLTERFQQWRQEQARRNIAAAKPFDHLPRRLWQAFLTMAGVEPERRWADLPIKAERRLVELLCAQLVPIQGRGPFGEEFVTAGGVALGEVNLATMESRRCPGLYLAGELLDVDGVTGGFNFQACWSGGWLAGQAIAAGLTGSDQTR, from the coding sequence GTGTCGCCCTCCGCTTCCAGCCCGCTTGATCTGATCGTTGTTGGCGGTGGTCCTGCCGGGTATATGGCGGCGATCACTGCCGCTGAGCAGGGGGTTCGGCGGGTGCTCGTGCTGGAAGGCACCCCTGAGCCCCTCCAGAAGGTGCGCATCAGCGGTGGCGGTCGCTGCAATGTGACCCATGCCTGCTGGGACCCCCGTGAACTAGCGACCCATTACCCCCGTGGCAGTCGACCCCTGCGGGGCCCCTTCAGTCGCTTCGCCTGTGGCGATGCGATCGCCTGGTTTGACGAGCATGGGCTCACGCTGGTGGAGGAACCTGATGGACGGATGTTCCCGCAGCAGAACCGTTCTGAGGCCGTGATTCAGTGCCTGCAGAAGGCGGCAAGGGCGTCGAGTGTCCAGCTGCGCACGAAGGCGATGGTCCAGCAGGTGCGCGTTCACCCTGAGGGGGGGTTTGTGCTCGAGGGCCGCGGCCTCGAGCCTCTGCATGGGGGCTGCTTGATGCTGGCAACGGGGGGGCATCCCAGTGGCCGAAACCTGGCGGCAGCCCTCGGCCACAAGGTGGTGCCGCCGGTGCCATCGCTGTTCAGCCTTGCCCTGCAGGCACCGGCCCTGTCGGCCTGCAGTGGCATTGCCATCGACGATGTGGGCCTTGATCTCAAGCTGGGCGATCAGCGCTTCCGCCAGACCGGGCGGGTGCTGATCACCCATCGCGGTCTGAGTGGACCCGCCACGTTGCGCCTCTCAGCCTTTGCCGCCAGGGCCCTGCATCAGAACCGCTACAAGGGTGAGCTGAAATTGGATTGGAGCGCTGGGTTGGGACGGTCGGGGCTGACCGAGCGGTTTCAGCAATGGCGACAGGAGCAGGCCCGGCGAAACATTGCAGCCGCGAAGCCCTTCGACCATCTGCCTCGGCGGTTGTGGCAAGCCTTTTTGACCATGGCTGGGGTGGAGCCAGAGCGCCGTTGGGCGGATCTGCCGATCAAGGCGGAGCGTCGATTGGTGGAGCTGCTCTGTGCGCAGCTTGTGCCGATCCAGGGACGAGGACCCTTTGGGGAGGAGTTCGTCACCGCCGGCGGTGTCGCCTTGGGGGAGGTCAACCTGGCCACGATGGAGAGCCGCCGCTGCCCCGGTCTCTACCTGGCGGGTGAACTGCTTGATGTGGACGGGGTGACCGGCGGTTTCAACTTTCAGGCTTGCTGGAGCGGCGGTTGGCTGGCGGGCCAGGCCATCGCTGCAGGGCTCACTGGATCTGATCAAACACGGTGA
- a CDS encoding general secretion pathway protein GspE yields MTLTLPTPDAGDTSRQRFALELLLQQPVPGPEQLLASRKLLNDALPDVSPDQ; encoded by the coding sequence ATGACTCTGACGCTGCCCACCCCCGATGCCGGCGACACTTCACGGCAGCGTTTCGCCCTTGAATTGCTGTTGCAGCAACCGGTTCCGGGCCCAGAGCAACTGCTGGCAAGCCGCAAGCTGCTCAACGACGCCCTCCCGGACGTCAGCCCGGATCAATGA
- the grpE gene encoding nucleotide exchange factor GrpE has translation MSGDASTPEQDQTVESGAVPATPESATDAPEATSEQAPAAVDPADRMQQLEQELSALKQEHETLNSQYMRIAADFDNFRKRQSRDQDDMRQQLVCSTLTEILPVVDNFERARQQLNPEGEEAQALHRSYQGLYKQLVEVLKQQGVARMEVVGQEFDPNLHEAVLREESSEFAEDVVCEELQRGYHRDGRVLRHAMVKVSMGPGPSDQASAPAEAAAAPDQTAEEA, from the coding sequence ATGAGCGGCGACGCCTCCACCCCAGAGCAGGACCAGACCGTTGAGTCCGGTGCTGTTCCAGCCACGCCGGAGTCAGCTACTGATGCGCCCGAGGCGACGTCTGAACAGGCTCCTGCAGCGGTGGATCCGGCCGATCGGATGCAGCAGCTCGAGCAGGAGTTGAGCGCGTTGAAGCAGGAGCACGAGACGCTCAACAGCCAATACATGCGCATTGCGGCGGATTTCGACAACTTCCGCAAGCGTCAGAGTCGCGACCAGGACGACATGCGTCAGCAGCTGGTCTGCTCGACCCTCACGGAGATTCTTCCCGTCGTCGACAACTTCGAGCGGGCCCGTCAGCAGCTGAATCCTGAAGGCGAGGAAGCCCAGGCGCTGCATCGCAGCTACCAGGGTCTGTACAAGCAACTGGTGGAGGTGCTGAAGCAGCAGGGGGTGGCCCGGATGGAAGTGGTTGGCCAGGAGTTTGACCCCAACCTGCATGAGGCCGTGCTGCGGGAGGAAAGCAGCGAGTTCGCTGAGGACGTGGTGTGTGAGGAGCTCCAGCGCGGCTACCACCGCGATGGGCGTGTGCTGCGCCACGCCATGGTGAAGGTGTCGATGGGTCCAGGACCATCCGATCAAGCGTCAGCGCCTGCTGAGGCCGCAGCGGCACCGGATCAGACGGCGGAGGAGGCCTGA
- the dnaJ gene encoding molecular chaperone DnaJ: MADFYDLLGVSRDVDPDSLKRAYRRMARQYHPDINKDPGAEDRFKEIGRAYEVLSDPQTRARYDQFGEAGLGGAAGAPDMGDMGGFADLFETFFQGFGGPGGAGAGRPRRQGPQQGDDLRYDLTIDFEQAVFGQEQEIKIPHLETCDTCGGSGAKAGSGPTTCGTCGGAGQVRRATRTPFGSFTQVAECPNCGGTGQVIPDPCGSCGGQGVKQVRKKLRINIPAGVDTGTRLRVTGEGNAGPRGGPSGDLYVFLTVRNHPRLQRDGLNIFSEVKVSYLQAILGDTIEVETVDGSKELEIPAGTQPGTVLTLPNLGIPKLGNPVARGDQRVTVTVDLPKRISDVERDLLEQLAGHHSARGKQHHHHNSGLFARLFGQKG, encoded by the coding sequence ATGGCCGACTTCTACGACCTGCTCGGCGTCAGCCGGGATGTGGATCCCGACAGCCTCAAGCGGGCTTATCGGCGCATGGCGCGTCAGTACCACCCCGACATCAACAAGGATCCGGGAGCTGAAGATCGTTTCAAGGAAATCGGCCGCGCCTACGAGGTGCTCAGTGATCCCCAGACCAGGGCCCGTTATGACCAGTTCGGTGAAGCCGGACTTGGTGGTGCGGCCGGTGCTCCCGACATGGGGGACATGGGCGGATTCGCGGATCTGTTCGAGACGTTTTTTCAGGGCTTCGGTGGACCCGGGGGTGCTGGAGCTGGTCGGCCGCGGCGTCAGGGCCCTCAGCAGGGGGATGACCTGCGTTACGACCTGACCATCGATTTCGAGCAGGCGGTGTTTGGTCAGGAGCAGGAGATCAAGATCCCGCATCTGGAGACCTGCGACACCTGCGGCGGCAGCGGTGCCAAAGCGGGCAGTGGGCCCACCACCTGCGGCACCTGTGGCGGTGCCGGGCAGGTGCGCCGTGCCACCCGGACTCCCTTCGGCAGCTTCACCCAGGTCGCCGAGTGCCCCAACTGTGGAGGCACGGGCCAGGTGATTCCGGATCCCTGCGGGTCCTGTGGTGGCCAGGGTGTCAAACAGGTGCGCAAGAAGCTGCGGATCAACATTCCTGCCGGGGTCGACACCGGAACACGGCTTCGTGTGACCGGCGAAGGCAACGCCGGACCCCGGGGAGGCCCGTCCGGTGACCTTTACGTGTTCCTCACCGTTCGCAATCACCCGCGCTTGCAGCGGGATGGCCTGAACATCTTCTCGGAGGTCAAGGTCAGCTACCTCCAGGCGATTCTTGGCGACACCATTGAGGTGGAAACCGTGGATGGCAGCAAGGAGCTGGAGATCCCCGCCGGCACCCAGCCCGGCACGGTGCTCACCCTGCCGAATCTGGGCATTCCCAAGCTCGGAAATCCAGTGGCACGGGGCGATCAGCGCGTGACGGTCACCGTGGATCTGCCCAAGCGGATCAGTGATGTGGAGCGGGACCTCCTCGAGCAGTTGGCGGGTCACCATTCCGCCCGCGGCAAGCAACACCACCACCACAACAGTGGTCTGTTTGCTCGCTTGTTCGGTCAGAAGGGATGA
- a CDS encoding sulfurtransferase TusA family protein — MSRRSLDLRGTPCPVNFIRCKLTLEQMSSGDCLEVCLDRGEPEAMVLPGLRDAGHRVECIDQMPDAITIEVICGG; from the coding sequence ATGAGCAGGCGTTCCCTGGATCTGCGGGGAACGCCCTGTCCGGTGAATTTCATTCGCTGCAAGCTCACCCTCGAGCAGATGAGTAGCGGTGACTGTCTTGAGGTCTGCCTTGATCGGGGTGAGCCTGAGGCCATGGTTCTTCCAGGCCTGAGGGATGCAGGCCATCGTGTGGAGTGCATTGATCAAATGCCGGATGCCATCACCATCGAGGTGATCTGCGGTGGCTGA
- the rsgA gene encoding ribosome small subunit-dependent GTPase A: protein MVVALQANYLEVELDVAPDGCPGRLLCTRRTRLSHRGEAVYVGDRVRVEAIDPGQGRAVVAEVEPRHSFLTRPPVANVSLVAVVLAVEQPSFDPDQASRFLLTAERTGLEVILLLTKTDLLSAAALERLVTRLQGWGYDPLALSSAAGTGIDALRQRLAGAQLSVLCGPSGVGKSSLLNQLRPDLQLRTAAVSGRLQRGRHTTRHVELFPLGPSARVADTPGFNRPDLSDDPQELGVLFPELRQQLDPWPCRFRDCLHRGEPGCGVSTDWERYALYKAALIEQSSLSRPSRGG from the coding sequence ATGGTGGTGGCGCTCCAGGCCAACTACCTGGAGGTGGAGCTGGATGTCGCACCTGATGGATGCCCGGGGCGGCTGCTCTGCACCCGTCGCACCCGGCTCAGCCATCGGGGTGAAGCCGTTTACGTGGGCGATCGGGTTCGCGTTGAGGCCATTGATCCAGGCCAGGGGCGTGCCGTGGTGGCCGAGGTCGAACCACGCCACAGTTTTCTCACACGCCCACCGGTGGCCAACGTCTCCTTGGTGGCTGTGGTGTTGGCAGTGGAACAGCCCAGTTTTGACCCTGATCAGGCCAGTCGCTTTCTGTTGACGGCGGAACGGACCGGCCTGGAGGTGATCCTTCTGCTCACCAAGACAGACCTCCTCTCAGCTGCAGCGCTCGAGCGGCTTGTGACCCGGTTGCAGGGGTGGGGCTATGACCCGCTGGCGCTGTCCAGTGCAGCCGGAACCGGCATTGATGCTTTACGGCAGCGTTTGGCTGGTGCGCAGCTTTCGGTGCTGTGTGGGCCTTCTGGGGTGGGCAAGAGCAGCCTGCTGAACCAGTTGCGCCCTGACCTTCAACTGCGCACGGCTGCGGTGTCCGGTCGACTGCAGCGCGGGCGCCACACCACCCGCCACGTCGAGCTGTTTCCCCTGGGGCCGAGCGCGAGGGTGGCTGATACACCCGGGTTCAACCGCCCCGATCTGTCGGATGACCCCCAGGAACTGGGGGTTCTCTTTCCGGAGCTGCGGCAGCAACTTGATCCCTGGCCCTGTCGCTTCCGCGACTGCCTGCATCGCGGTGAGCCCGGCTGCGGTGTGTCCACGGACTGGGAACGCTATGCCCTCTACAAGGCCGCGTTGATCGAGCAGAGCAGCCTCAGCCGCCCATCCCGGGGAGGTTGA
- a CDS encoding YbaB/EbfC family nucleoid-associated protein: MAGFGLPNFGQLTEAFKKAQEIQQNAQALQDELDGMEIEGKSSDGRASVWLSGNQQPLRVRLDPALLQEGQQASETATLEALQAAYEQSTATMKGRMEELTGGLNLNLPGMGG, translated from the coding sequence ATGGCAGGGTTCGGACTCCCCAATTTCGGTCAGCTCACCGAAGCCTTCAAGAAGGCCCAGGAGATTCAGCAGAACGCTCAGGCCCTGCAGGACGAACTGGACGGGATGGAGATCGAAGGCAAGAGCAGCGATGGCCGCGCCAGCGTTTGGCTGTCGGGCAACCAGCAACCCCTGCGGGTACGACTGGACCCAGCCCTACTGCAGGAGGGCCAACAGGCCAGCGAAACGGCCACCCTTGAAGCCCTGCAGGCGGCCTATGAGCAATCCACCGCCACGATGAAGGGCCGGATGGAAGAACTCACCGGTGGCCTGAATCTCAACCTCCCCGGGATGGGCGGCTGA
- the murB gene encoding UDP-N-acetylmuramate dehydrogenase, which yields MTQQCDARLPQARVKLADYTTWRVGGAAEWLAEPASLEETQAWIEWAAHQGMPCRVIGAGSNLLIHDDGLPGLSLCLRKLQGLQLDATTGTVEVLAGEPIPSLARRAARAGLHGLEWSVGIPGTAGGAAVMNAGAQGGCTAEWLESVRVMPMEGGNCFELQRDQLDFAYRHSRLQDDNLVVLSARFRLQPGHDPDELKRVTTANLSHRTTTQPYQQPSCGSVFRNPEPLKAGRLIEEQGLKGTRIGGAEISTVHANFIVNTGDAEAKDIAQLIQLVQNRIEAEHGIRLHPEVKRLGFASAA from the coding sequence ATGACCCAGCAGTGCGATGCCCGCCTACCGCAGGCCCGAGTCAAGCTGGCGGACTACACCACCTGGCGGGTGGGAGGAGCGGCCGAATGGCTGGCCGAACCCGCCAGCCTTGAGGAAACCCAGGCCTGGATCGAATGGGCTGCTCACCAGGGCATGCCCTGCCGCGTCATCGGCGCTGGGTCGAACCTGCTGATTCACGATGACGGCCTGCCGGGGCTCTCGCTCTGTCTGCGCAAACTTCAGGGGCTGCAGCTTGATGCCACCACGGGGACCGTGGAGGTTCTCGCCGGCGAACCGATCCCGTCACTGGCAAGACGCGCTGCCCGCGCTGGATTGCATGGTCTGGAGTGGTCGGTTGGCATCCCGGGAACCGCTGGCGGTGCGGCTGTGATGAATGCAGGAGCCCAGGGAGGCTGCACAGCGGAATGGCTGGAGTCGGTGCGGGTCATGCCAATGGAAGGGGGCAACTGCTTTGAGCTGCAGCGGGATCAACTGGACTTCGCCTACCGGCACAGCCGTCTTCAAGACGACAACCTCGTGGTGTTGTCGGCACGATTCCGCTTGCAGCCCGGTCACGATCCGGATGAACTGAAGCGGGTCACCACGGCGAACCTCAGTCACCGCACCACCACGCAGCCCTACCAACAACCCAGCTGCGGCAGTGTCTTCCGCAATCCCGAACCGCTCAAGGCCGGACGGCTGATCGAAGAGCAAGGGCTGAAGGGAACCCGAATCGGCGGCGCCGAAATCTCAACCGTGCATGCCAATTTCATCGTCAACACCGGTGATGCCGAGGCAAAGGACATCGCCCAGTTGATCCAGCTGGTGCAGAACCGCATCGAAGCCGAGCACGGAATCCGTCTGCACCCGGAAGTGAAGCGGCTGGGATTCGCTTCGGCGGCTTAA
- the murC gene encoding UDP-N-acetylmuramate--L-alanine ligase has protein sequence MPRLLDRQTPVHFIGVGGIGMSALARILVDRGHSVSGSDPRDNATTQQLKTLGVKVFRQQDATCIDAVTEATAAGSPVVVISTAIPESNPELQRARQQGLEIWHRSDLLAALIEQQPSIAVAGSHGKTTTSTLITTLLLEADQDPTAVIGGIVPSLGSNGHAGQGKLLVAEADESDGSLVKFSPSLGVITNLELDHTDHYSSLDELISTLQRFAGGCDRVLANHDCPILQEHFQPTAWWSNQSAESVDFAALPLSLEGDRCVARFYEAGHPIGDFTLPMAGLHNLSNATGALAACRMEGLPFDQLVEGLAGMKAPGRRFDLRGTWKGRHIVDDYAHHPSEVQATLEMARLMVRSGRSPLPTAPQRLLAVFQPHRYSRTRQFLDGFAKALQNCDLLLLAPVYPAGEQPLQGISSNALADRVRQLKPNLEIAVADNLDQLTELVIQHSRENDLVLAMGAGDVNGLWSRLTS, from the coding sequence TTGCCGCGCCTGCTCGACCGTCAGACACCAGTCCACTTCATCGGTGTCGGCGGAATTGGTATGTCGGCTTTGGCCCGGATTCTCGTTGACCGCGGTCACTCCGTCAGCGGCTCAGACCCGCGTGACAATGCAACAACGCAACAGCTGAAGACCCTCGGAGTGAAGGTCTTCCGTCAGCAGGACGCCACCTGCATTGATGCCGTCACGGAAGCAACAGCCGCTGGCTCGCCGGTGGTGGTGATCAGCACAGCCATCCCCGAGAGCAATCCGGAACTGCAGCGGGCCCGTCAGCAGGGGCTGGAGATCTGGCATCGCTCCGATCTCCTGGCAGCGCTGATCGAGCAGCAACCCTCCATTGCGGTCGCCGGCAGCCACGGCAAGACCACCACCAGCACCTTGATCACCACCTTGCTGCTGGAGGCCGATCAGGACCCAACAGCTGTGATTGGAGGCATCGTCCCCAGCCTCGGCAGCAATGGTCACGCCGGCCAGGGGAAGCTGCTCGTGGCCGAAGCGGATGAATCCGACGGGTCCCTGGTGAAGTTCAGCCCCAGCCTGGGGGTGATCACCAACCTGGAGCTGGATCACACCGATCACTACTCCAGCCTCGACGAGCTGATCTCAACCCTGCAACGCTTCGCAGGGGGTTGCGATCGCGTGCTGGCCAATCACGACTGCCCAATCCTTCAGGAGCACTTCCAACCAACGGCCTGGTGGTCCAACCAGAGCGCCGAATCCGTTGACTTCGCCGCCCTGCCCTTGAGCCTTGAAGGCGATCGCTGCGTCGCCCGTTTCTATGAAGCCGGCCACCCCATCGGCGACTTCACCCTGCCGATGGCCGGGCTGCACAACCTGAGCAATGCGACAGGCGCCTTGGCCGCCTGTCGCATGGAAGGTCTCCCCTTTGACCAATTGGTGGAGGGCCTCGCTGGCATGAAAGCACCGGGCCGCCGATTTGATCTTCGGGGCACCTGGAAGGGCCGTCACATCGTTGATGACTACGCCCACCATCCCAGTGAGGTGCAGGCAACCCTGGAGATGGCACGCCTGATGGTGCGCAGTGGACGCAGTCCGCTCCCCACAGCACCACAACGGCTCCTGGCGGTGTTCCAGCCGCACCGCTACAGCCGCACCAGGCAGTTCCTCGATGGCTTCGCCAAAGCCCTACAGAACTGTGATCTGCTGCTGCTGGCTCCTGTCTATCCCGCAGGCGAGCAACCGCTGCAGGGCATCAGCAGCAACGCCCTGGCGGATCGGGTGCGCCAGCTGAAACCGAATCTTGAAATCGCCGTCGCAGACAACCTCGATCAACTCACCGAGCTTGTGATCCAGCACAGCCGCGAGAACGATCTTGTTCTGGCCATGGGTGCTGGCGACGTGAATGGACTGTGGTCAAGGCTGACGTCATGA
- the gap gene encoding type I glyceraldehyde-3-phosphate dehydrogenase translates to MTLRVAINGFGRIGRNVLRGWISRGADTGLEIVGMNSTSDPATSAHLLTYDSILGRLDPSVDIKTTDSSMFVNGKEIKFFADRNPLNCPWKEWGVDLVIESTGVFNTDEKASMHIQAGAKKVILTAPGKGDRVGTFVVGVNDDQYRHEDWDILSNASCTTNCLAPIVKVLDQNFGLDWGLMTTIHSYTGDQRILDNSHRDLRRARAAALNMVPTTTGAAKAVALVYPEVKGKLTGFAMRVPTPNVSAVDLTFGPSRAASVDDIKAAIKSASENGMKGIIKYSDLPLVSTDYAGTNESTIFDADLTYAMGDKAVKILAWYDNEWGYSQRVVDLAEVVAKNWK, encoded by the coding sequence ATGACCCTGCGCGTTGCGATCAATGGATTCGGCCGGATCGGTCGCAATGTTCTGCGGGGATGGATCAGCCGGGGTGCTGACACCGGCCTGGAAATCGTGGGGATGAACTCCACGTCCGACCCCGCCACCAGCGCTCACCTGCTGACCTATGACTCCATCCTTGGGCGTCTCGATCCCTCCGTGGACATCAAGACCACGGACAGCTCGATGTTCGTCAACGGTAAGGAGATCAAGTTCTTCGCTGACCGCAATCCCCTCAACTGCCCCTGGAAGGAGTGGGGCGTTGACCTGGTGATCGAGTCCACCGGTGTGTTCAACACCGATGAGAAAGCCAGCATGCACATTCAGGCTGGCGCCAAGAAGGTGATCCTCACCGCCCCTGGTAAGGGTGATCGCGTCGGCACCTTCGTTGTGGGCGTCAACGACGACCAGTACCGCCACGAAGACTGGGACATCCTCAGCAACGCCAGCTGCACCACCAACTGCCTGGCACCGATCGTCAAAGTTCTGGATCAGAACTTCGGCCTCGACTGGGGTCTGATGACCACCATTCACAGCTACACCGGTGACCAGCGGATCCTGGACAACAGCCACCGCGACCTGCGCCGCGCCCGTGCTGCAGCTCTGAACATGGTTCCCACCACCACCGGTGCAGCCAAAGCCGTTGCTCTGGTTTACCCCGAGGTGAAGGGCAAGCTCACCGGCTTCGCCATGCGCGTTCCCACCCCGAACGTCTCCGCTGTTGACCTCACCTTCGGCCCCTCCCGCGCCGCCAGCGTCGACGACATCAAGGCCGCCATCAAGTCGGCTTCCGAGAACGGCATGAAGGGGATCATCAAGTACAGCGATCTGCCCCTGGTGTCCACCGACTACGCCGGCACCAACGAGTCCACCATCTTCGATGCCGACCTCACCTACGCCATGGGTGACAAGGCTGTGAAGATCTTGGCCTGGTACGACAACGAGTGGGGCTACAGCCAGCGTGTTGTTGACCTCGCCGAGGTGGTGGCCAAGAACTGGAAGTGA
- the thiL gene encoding thiamine-phosphate kinase: MSPTLAELTEAELLRRLARFAPPDQLSDDTAALAADARPLLINTDVLVDGIHFSDATTTAMDVGWRAVAANLSDLAASGAIDIDGITVALVAPGHTRWDWVDGVYQGISAALGQHGGVLLGGDCSKGEQRLLSITALGRLGPLRLHRNAARPGDVLVTSGPHGLSRLGLALLQDEPSVRDIAVCSTLRDQAIARHQRPTPRLKDVQQLLACKPEQLPWRAGGTDSSDGLLSAVAGLCSSSGCGAVLHNDQLPTAEGWPEGARWTDWCLAGGEDFELVLSLPETWAEAWQRRIPKSQRIGQINAEAGIIRWAHNHEPVETSGFDHFGQT, encoded by the coding sequence ATGAGCCCGACCCTGGCGGAGCTGACTGAAGCGGAGCTGCTCAGGCGGCTGGCTCGCTTCGCTCCGCCCGATCAGCTCAGTGACGACACAGCAGCCCTGGCCGCCGACGCCCGGCCGCTGCTGATCAACACCGACGTTCTGGTGGATGGCATCCATTTCAGCGATGCCACCACAACCGCCATGGATGTGGGCTGGCGCGCCGTTGCCGCCAACCTGTCCGACTTGGCCGCCAGTGGTGCCATCGACATCGATGGAATCACCGTGGCCCTGGTCGCCCCAGGCCACACCCGTTGGGACTGGGTGGACGGGGTGTATCAAGGCATCAGTGCCGCCCTGGGGCAGCACGGCGGCGTTCTGCTGGGAGGTGACTGCTCCAAAGGAGAGCAGAGGCTGCTCTCGATCACCGCCCTCGGCCGTCTCGGACCGCTGCGTCTGCATCGCAACGCAGCCCGCCCTGGCGATGTGCTGGTCACCAGTGGGCCCCATGGGCTCAGCCGACTGGGCCTCGCCCTCCTGCAGGACGAACCAAGCGTGCGTGACATCGCTGTGTGCTCAACCCTGCGGGACCAGGCGATCGCACGCCACCAACGCCCGACACCTCGGCTGAAGGACGTCCAGCAGCTGCTGGCCTGCAAACCGGAGCAGCTGCCCTGGCGGGCTGGGGGAACCGACAGCAGCGACGGACTGCTCTCTGCCGTCGCAGGTCTCTGCAGCAGCAGCGGCTGCGGAGCGGTGCTGCACAACGATCAGCTTCCAACGGCCGAAGGCTGGCCTGAGGGTGCTCGATGGACGGATTGGTGCCTCGCCGGAGGAGAGGACTTTGAGTTGGTGCTGAGCCTTCCCGAGACCTGGGCCGAGGCCTGGCAGCGACGCATCCCCAAAAGCCAGCGCATCGGCCAGATCAATGCTGAAGCGGGCATCATCCGCTGGGCCCACAACCACGAGCCAGTGGAGACAAGCGGATTTGATCACTTCGGTCAGACCTGA
- a CDS encoding peptidylprolyl isomerase, protein MVHQRLNAVLAVLISFALITIAAPAWAALPQGNAVKDPAAILRDALPFDQDDIRELQHRLELTSDDLRAKRWTALGKTVSRTESLLNTRRDTILNAVPEAKRGTAEALFERVDQGLEDLKEKVKATDKPGFIADRRRTLSFIGDVEALLVPDGFEREIPAEFDALPRLQGRATLNISTTQGELTTVVDGYNAPLTAGAFVDLALKGFYDGLPFIRAEDFYVLQSGDPEGPEIGYVDPKTKQERHVPLEIRVPGEDDTIYNETFEDVGLFMATPTLPFATLGTLGWAHSDQALDDGSSQFFMFLYEAELTPAGLNLVDGRNAAFGYVVDGFDVLEELGVDDRITAVKVIQGAEQLKAHA, encoded by the coding sequence TTGGTCCATCAGCGTTTAAACGCCGTCCTCGCTGTTCTGATCAGCTTTGCTCTGATCACAATCGCCGCCCCTGCCTGGGCCGCATTACCCCAGGGCAATGCTGTGAAGGACCCTGCCGCGATTCTTCGGGACGCGCTTCCCTTCGATCAGGACGACATCCGCGAACTGCAGCATCGGCTAGAACTCACCAGTGACGATCTGCGGGCCAAACGCTGGACAGCCCTCGGCAAGACGGTGTCACGCACTGAATCGCTGCTCAACACCCGCCGCGACACCATCCTGAACGCGGTCCCTGAAGCCAAGCGCGGTACGGCTGAAGCACTGTTTGAGCGCGTGGATCAGGGGCTTGAAGACCTCAAAGAGAAGGTCAAAGCCACCGACAAACCAGGCTTCATCGCCGATCGACGCCGGACGCTGAGCTTCATCGGCGATGTGGAGGCCCTGCTGGTGCCCGACGGCTTTGAACGGGAGATCCCCGCAGAATTCGATGCCCTGCCACGGCTGCAGGGACGAGCCACCCTCAACATCAGCACCACCCAGGGGGAGTTGACCACCGTGGTGGATGGCTACAACGCCCCACTCACCGCAGGTGCCTTCGTGGATCTGGCCCTCAAGGGCTTCTATGACGGACTGCCCTTCATCCGGGCCGAAGACTTCTACGTGCTTCAGAGCGGTGATCCGGAAGGTCCGGAGATCGGCTACGTGGATCCAAAGACCAAGCAGGAGCGCCATGTGCCCCTGGAGATCCGCGTGCCGGGCGAAGACGACACGATCTACAACGAAACCTTTGAAGACGTGGGCCTGTTCATGGCCACACCAACCCTTCCGTTCGCAACCCTGGGCACCCTTGGCTGGGCCCATTCAGACCAGGCGCTCGACGACGGATCCTCGCAGTTCTTCATGTTTCTCTACGAAGCAGAGCTCACCCCGGCTGGTCTGAACCTCGTGGATGGCCGCAATGCAGCCTTCGGCTACGTGGTGGATGGATTCGATGTTCTGGAGGAATTGGGCGTCGATGACCGGATCACCGCCGTGAAGGTGATCCAGGGAGCGGAGCAACTCAAAGCCCACGCATGA